The following are from one region of the Shinella sp. PSBB067 genome:
- the doeB gene encoding N(2)-acetyl-L-2,4-diaminobutanoate deacetylase DoeB, which yields MPERTLRPSPLSPTVDFSADGVQHGFLRLPYSRDDSAWGSVMIPVTVVKNGEGPTALLTGGNHGDEYEGPIALFDLARSLKAEAVAGRVIIVPAMNYPAFLAGTRTSPIDRGNMNRSFPGAPDGTVTQKIADYFQRTLLPLADIVLDFHSGGRTLDFLPFCAAHILPDKAQEAKAFDLVRAFGAPWSMKMLEIDAVGMYDTAAEEMGKVFITTELGGGGTATAKSAAIAKTGVANVLKAAGILSGGVETRATTWLDMPDGNCFSFAEDGGLIEPLFDLGDSVGNGDVVARIYPVGRTGAPPLEVKAKMDGILAARHFPGLVKPGDCVSVLATVVAE from the coding sequence ATGCCGGAACGCACACTCCGCCCGTCGCCGCTCAGCCCGACCGTCGATTTCTCGGCCGACGGCGTGCAGCACGGTTTCCTGCGCCTGCCCTACAGCCGGGACGATTCCGCCTGGGGCTCGGTCATGATCCCGGTGACGGTCGTGAAGAACGGGGAGGGCCCGACGGCCCTCCTGACCGGCGGGAACCATGGCGACGAATATGAGGGGCCGATCGCGCTCTTCGATCTCGCCCGCTCGCTGAAGGCGGAAGCGGTGGCGGGGCGCGTCATCATCGTGCCGGCGATGAACTACCCGGCCTTCCTTGCCGGCACGCGGACCTCGCCGATCGACCGGGGCAACATGAACCGCAGCTTTCCGGGCGCGCCTGATGGTACGGTCACCCAGAAGATCGCAGACTATTTCCAGCGCACGCTGCTGCCGCTCGCCGATATCGTCCTCGATTTCCACTCGGGCGGCAGGACGCTGGATTTCCTGCCCTTTTGCGCGGCCCATATCCTGCCCGACAAGGCGCAGGAGGCGAAAGCCTTCGATCTCGTGCGCGCCTTCGGCGCGCCGTGGTCGATGAAGATGCTGGAGATCGACGCGGTCGGCATGTACGACACGGCCGCGGAGGAGATGGGCAAGGTCTTCATCACCACCGAGCTCGGCGGTGGCGGCACGGCCACGGCGAAAAGCGCGGCCATCGCCAAGACCGGCGTCGCCAACGTGCTGAAGGCCGCGGGCATCCTCAGCGGCGGCGTGGAGACGCGGGCGACCACCTGGCTCGACATGCCGGACGGCAACTGCTTCTCCTTTGCCGAGGACGGCGGCCTCATCGAGCCACTCTTCGATCTCGGCGACAGCGTTGGCAATGGTGATGTCGTCGCCCGCATCTACCCGGTCGGGCGCACCGGTGCGCCGCCGCTCGAGGTGAAGGCGAAGATGGACGGCATCCTTGCCGCCCGCCATTTCCCGGGC
- the doeA gene encoding ectoine hydrolase DoeA (DoeA (degradation of ectoine A) is also called EutD (ectoine utilization D).), with product MKQANLKFSLPEYEARLQKTRKAMEAKGIDVLIVSDPSNMNWLTGYDGWSFYVHQCVVVPPTGEPIWYGRGQDANGAKFTAYLKHENIIGYPDHYVQSTERHPMDYLSAKLAERGLDTLTIGVEMDNYWFSAAAFASLQKHLPNARFVDATALVNWQRAVKSETEIRYMRNAARIVEKMHERIFDRIEVGMRKCDLVAEIYDAGTRGVDGIGGDYPAIVPLLPSGVEASAPHLTWDDRPMKSGEGTFFEIAGCYNRYHVPLSRTVFLGKPTQAFLDAEKATLEGMEAGLAVARPGNTCEDIANAFFAVLKKYGIVKDNRTGYGIGVSYPPDWGERTMSLRPGDRSELKPGMTFHFMTGLWLEDMGFETTESILITETGVECLADVPRKLLVKD from the coding sequence ATGAAACAAGCGAACCTGAAGTTCTCACTTCCGGAGTATGAAGCGCGCCTGCAGAAGACGCGCAAGGCGATGGAAGCCAAGGGCATCGACGTGCTGATCGTGAGCGATCCGTCGAACATGAACTGGCTGACGGGGTATGACGGCTGGTCCTTCTACGTGCACCAGTGCGTCGTCGTGCCGCCGACGGGCGAGCCGATCTGGTACGGCCGCGGGCAGGATGCCAACGGCGCCAAGTTCACCGCCTATCTCAAGCACGAGAACATCATCGGCTATCCGGACCATTACGTGCAGTCCACCGAGCGCCACCCGATGGACTACCTTTCCGCCAAGCTTGCCGAGCGCGGTCTCGACACGCTGACGATCGGCGTGGAGATGGACAATTACTGGTTCTCCGCCGCTGCCTTCGCCTCGCTGCAGAAGCACCTGCCGAACGCCCGCTTCGTCGACGCCACCGCGCTCGTCAACTGGCAGCGCGCGGTCAAGAGCGAGACCGAGATCCGCTACATGCGCAATGCCGCGCGCATCGTCGAGAAGATGCATGAGCGCATCTTCGACAGGATCGAGGTCGGCATGCGCAAATGCGATCTCGTGGCGGAAATCTACGATGCCGGCACGCGCGGCGTGGACGGGATCGGCGGCGATTACCCCGCCATCGTGCCGCTGCTGCCCTCGGGCGTGGAAGCCTCCGCGCCGCACCTGACCTGGGACGACAGGCCGATGAAATCGGGCGAGGGCACCTTCTTCGAGATCGCCGGCTGCTACAACCGCTACCATGTGCCGCTCTCGCGCACGGTCTTCCTCGGCAAGCCGACGCAGGCCTTCCTCGATGCGGAAAAGGCGACGCTGGAAGGCATGGAGGCGGGCCTTGCCGTCGCCCGGCCCGGCAATACCTGCGAGGACATCGCCAATGCCTTCTTCGCGGTGCTCAAGAAATACGGCATCGTGAAGGACAACCGCACGGGCTACGGCATCGGAGTCTCCTATCCGCCGGACTGGGGCGAGCGCACGATGAGCCTGCGTCCCGGCGACCGGAGCGAATTGAAGCCGGGCATGACCTTCCATTTCATGACGGGGCTCTGGCTTGAGGACATGGGTTTCGAGACGACGGAAAGCATCCTCATCACCGAGACCGGCGTCGAGTGCCTTGCCGATGTGCCGCGCAAGCTTCTCGTGAAGGATTGA
- the eutC gene encoding ectoine utilization protein EutC, whose product MTRMKILTEAELRRIVPLDLEAIACVEEAFHALATKAVAMPPILRLDMPEQRGEVDVKTAYVPGLDGFAIKISPGFFDNPKIGLPSTNGLMVLFSTRTGLVQAVLLDNGYLTDVRTAAAGAVAARHLSRPDASVAAIFGAGMQARLQLEALSLVRPIRQARIWARDAAKAEATALDLTARLGFPVRAEAEGRAAVDGADIVVTTTPSEKPVLRAEWLQPGQHVTAMGSDAEHKNELEPAVITGAGLYVADSLAQTRQLGELHHAIAAGLVTEGTTFLELGEIIAGLKPGRGGPDDITVADLTGTGIQDTAIATLAAARAAATGTGTTFES is encoded by the coding sequence GTGACGAGGATGAAGATACTGACCGAGGCGGAACTGAGGCGGATCGTTCCGCTCGATCTCGAAGCCATCGCCTGCGTGGAGGAGGCCTTCCACGCGCTCGCCACCAAGGCCGTCGCCATGCCGCCGATCCTCCGGCTCGACATGCCCGAGCAGCGCGGCGAGGTGGACGTGAAGACCGCCTATGTACCCGGTCTCGACGGCTTCGCCATCAAGATCAGCCCCGGCTTCTTCGACAATCCGAAGATCGGCCTGCCGAGCACGAACGGCCTGATGGTGCTGTTCTCGACCAGGACCGGCCTCGTGCAGGCGGTTCTCCTCGACAACGGCTACCTCACGGATGTGCGCACCGCCGCCGCCGGGGCCGTCGCGGCGCGCCATCTCTCGCGCCCGGATGCGTCCGTTGCCGCGATCTTCGGCGCGGGCATGCAGGCACGGCTCCAGCTCGAAGCCCTGAGCCTCGTGCGTCCCATCCGCCAGGCGCGGATCTGGGCACGCGATGCGGCCAAGGCCGAGGCGACGGCCCTCGACCTGACGGCAAGGCTCGGTTTCCCCGTGCGGGCGGAAGCCGAAGGGCGCGCGGCGGTCGACGGCGCCGACATCGTCGTCACCACCACGCCATCCGAAAAGCCTGTTCTCAGGGCGGAATGGCTCCAGCCGGGCCAGCACGTCACCGCCATGGGCTCGGATGCCGAGCACAAGAACGAGCTGGAGCCCGCCGTCATCACCGGCGCCGGCCTCTATGTCGCCGACAGCCTCGCGCAGACGCGCCAGCTCGGCGAGTTGCACCATGCCATCGCGGCAGGCCTCGTGACCGAGGGCACGACCTTCCTCGAACTCGGCGAGATCATCGCCGGGCTCAAGCCGGGCCGCGGCGGCCCCGACGACATCACCGTGGCGGACCTGACCGGCACGGGCATCCAGGACACGGCCATCGCAACGCTTGCTGCCGCCCGCGCGGCAGCGACGGGCACCGGCACGACCTTCGAGAGTTGA
- the eutB gene encoding hydroxyectoine utilization dehydratase EutB, translating to MMTTLPVTLSDIEQAARRIKGRVLCTPFTLSAALAERCGVPVGLKLEHHQTTGSFKLRGATNAVLSLSPEERARGVVAASTGNHGRALAHAASAEGSVATICMSRLVPDNKVSEIRRLGATVRIVGRSQDEAQLEVDRLVAEDGLVMVPPFDAPAIVAGQGTLGLEIVEAMPDVATVLVPLSGGGLAAGVAAAVKGRSPKTRVIGLTMARGAAMKASLDAGRPVAVEEVASLADSLGGGIGLDNAVTFGMCRAMLDDVILLSEPEIAAGMRHAYAQEQEVVEGAGAVGIAALLSSRLGRLDGPVAVILSGRNVDMDLHRRVINGETDPFGEKTA from the coding sequence ATCATGACGACGCTTCCCGTGACCCTTTCGGACATCGAGCAGGCGGCCCGTCGCATCAAGGGACGCGTCCTGTGCACGCCTTTCACGCTTTCCGCCGCGCTGGCGGAGCGCTGCGGCGTACCGGTCGGGCTCAAGCTCGAGCATCACCAGACGACGGGCAGCTTCAAGCTGCGCGGGGCGACGAATGCCGTGCTGTCGCTGTCGCCGGAGGAAAGGGCGAGGGGCGTGGTCGCCGCCTCGACGGGCAATCACGGACGCGCACTCGCCCATGCCGCCAGCGCGGAAGGCTCCGTCGCGACGATCTGCATGTCCCGGCTGGTGCCGGACAACAAGGTTTCGGAAATCCGCCGCCTCGGCGCGACCGTGCGCATCGTCGGCCGGTCGCAGGACGAGGCGCAGCTCGAGGTCGACCGGCTGGTCGCCGAGGACGGGCTCGTCATGGTGCCGCCTTTCGATGCGCCCGCCATCGTCGCGGGGCAGGGCACGCTCGGGCTGGAGATCGTCGAGGCGATGCCGGATGTGGCGACGGTGCTGGTGCCGCTGTCCGGCGGCGGGCTGGCCGCCGGCGTCGCCGCGGCCGTCAAGGGACGCTCGCCGAAGACGCGCGTCATCGGCCTCACGATGGCGCGGGGGGCGGCGATGAAGGCGAGCCTCGATGCGGGGCGGCCGGTGGCGGTCGAGGAGGTGGCGAGCCTTGCCGATTCGCTCGGCGGCGGCATCGGGCTCGACAATGCCGTGACATTCGGGATGTGCCGCGCGATGCTCGACGATGTGATCCTGCTCTCCGAGCCCGAGATCGCCGCCGGCATGCGGCACGCCTATGCGCAGGAGCAGGAGGTGGTCGAGGGCGCGGGGGCGGTCGGCATCGCGGCGTTGCTTTCGAGCCGGCTCGGCCGGCTCGACGGTCCCGTGGCCGTCATCCTTTCCGGCCGCAATGTGGACATGGACCTGCACCGGCGGGTCATCAACGGTGAAACCGATCCGTTCGGGGAGAAGACGGCGTGA
- the eutA gene encoding ectoine utilization protein EutA, with product MQTLELSLASRAPRLDDRPLEKRVGLIILATDHTTEVDFQRMVASDRIGVYATRIPYANPVTPENLRAMQPSLTAGAALILPDEPLDVVMYSCTSASVVIGDDAVEAAVKAAKPEAAVVTPTAAAVRGLKAFGARRISVLTPYTLETSRPMADYFLALGFDIARFTCLGLSDDREMARISPDEIVAFAREATAPDCDALFISCTAVRAAGVAAEIEAAIGKPVVTSNLATAWACLRLCGDAAPRPELGRLMTRAYPGK from the coding sequence ATGCAGACGCTCGAACTATCCCTTGCTTCCCGCGCGCCGAGGCTCGACGACCGCCCGCTGGAAAAGCGAGTCGGCCTGATCATCCTGGCGACAGATCATACGACGGAGGTGGATTTCCAGCGCATGGTCGCAAGCGACCGGATCGGCGTCTACGCCACGCGCATTCCCTATGCCAACCCGGTGACGCCGGAGAACCTGCGCGCCATGCAGCCCTCGCTGACGGCCGGCGCCGCGCTCATCCTGCCGGACGAGCCGCTCGACGTCGTCATGTATTCCTGCACCTCCGCCTCGGTGGTGATCGGTGACGATGCGGTGGAGGCGGCCGTCAAGGCCGCCAAGCCGGAGGCTGCCGTCGTGACGCCGACCGCCGCCGCCGTCCGCGGCCTCAAGGCCTTCGGCGCGAGGCGCATCTCGGTGCTGACGCCCTATACGCTCGAAACCAGCCGGCCGATGGCGGATTATTTCCTGGCGCTCGGCTTCGACATCGCCCGCTTCACCTGCCTCGGCCTTTCCGACGACCGGGAGATGGCGCGCATTTCCCCCGACGAGATCGTCGCTTTCGCCCGGGAAGCGACGGCTCCCGATTGCGACGCGCTCTTCATCTCCTGCACGGCCGTTCGCGCGGCGGGCGTGGCGGCAGAGATCGAGGCCGCCATCGGCAAGCCGGTCGTCACCAGCAACCTCGCCACCGCCTGGGCGTGCCTGAGGCTTTGCGGCGACGCGGCGCCACGGCCGGAACTCGGCCGGTTGATGACGCGCGCCTATCCGGGCAAATAG
- the ehuD gene encoding ectoine/hydroxyectoine ABC transporter permease subunit EhuD has protein sequence MEWDWNFVWQIMPTLIEGLKITILATVLGAALAAAVGLLFAILRMTAPKPVAKVTGFVVEFIRGTPLLVQLYFIFYVLPDVGIRLPALAAGVIGLGLHYGTYAAEVYRAGIENVPRGQWEAAKATNLTGRQTWIHVVLPQAIPPMIPALANYLIAMFKETPLLSAITVLELMNQAKSVANSSYRYIEPMTLVGVFFLVMSLISVVFLRWLEERYARVEER, from the coding sequence ATGGAATGGGACTGGAACTTCGTCTGGCAGATCATGCCGACCCTCATCGAGGGCCTGAAGATCACGATCCTTGCGACCGTGCTCGGCGCCGCCCTTGCCGCCGCCGTCGGCCTCCTCTTCGCGATCCTGCGCATGACCGCGCCGAAGCCCGTCGCGAAGGTGACCGGCTTCGTGGTCGAGTTCATCCGCGGCACGCCGCTGCTCGTGCAGCTCTACTTCATCTTCTATGTGCTGCCGGACGTCGGCATCCGCCTGCCGGCGCTCGCGGCCGGCGTCATCGGGCTCGGCCTGCACTACGGTACCTATGCCGCGGAGGTCTACCGCGCCGGCATCGAGAACGTGCCGCGCGGCCAGTGGGAGGCGGCGAAGGCGACGAACCTCACCGGCCGGCAGACATGGATCCATGTGGTGCTGCCGCAGGCGATCCCGCCGATGATCCCGGCGCTCGCCAACTACCTGATCGCCATGTTCAAGGAGACGCCGCTGCTCTCCGCGATCACGGTGCTCGAACTGATGAACCAGGCCAAGAGCGTCGCCAACAGCAGCTATCGCTACATCGAGCCGATGACGCTGGTCGGGGTGTTCTTCCTGGTCATGAGCCTGATCTCCGTCGTCTTCCTGCGCTGGCTGGAAGAACGCTATGCCCGCGTGGAGGAACGCTGA
- the ehuC gene encoding ectoine/hydroxyectoine ABC transporter permease subunit EhuC: MTDWSGYIGLILQGALVTVELTVMGSVLAVVMAFAAGLGRVSRFMAVRALATTYIEFFRGTSIFVQLFWAYFVLPFAGITLSPLQAGVLALGLNVGAYGAEVVRGAVKAIGREQREACIALNLTRSQAMRHIILPQALPLMLPTFGNNAIELLKATAVVSLISLTDMTFQAQVVRAQTGSTLIPFTVILVLYFLMALAISYGMRWLERRVTRGLDGVRT; this comes from the coding sequence ATGACCGACTGGTCCGGCTACATAGGTCTGATCCTGCAAGGCGCGCTGGTGACGGTGGAACTCACCGTCATGGGCTCGGTGCTGGCCGTCGTCATGGCGTTCGCCGCCGGGCTCGGCCGCGTCAGCCGCTTCATGGCGGTCAGGGCGCTGGCCACGACCTATATCGAATTCTTCCGCGGCACGTCGATCTTCGTGCAGCTCTTCTGGGCCTATTTCGTGCTGCCCTTCGCGGGGATCACGCTGTCGCCGCTGCAGGCCGGGGTGCTGGCGCTGGGGCTGAATGTCGGGGCCTACGGGGCGGAGGTCGTGCGCGGCGCGGTCAAGGCCATCGGCCGCGAGCAGCGGGAGGCCTGCATCGCGCTGAACCTGACGCGCAGCCAGGCGATGCGCCACATCATCCTGCCGCAGGCGTTGCCTTTGATGCTGCCGACCTTCGGCAACAATGCGATCGAACTGCTGAAGGCCACGGCCGTGGTCTCGCTGATCTCGCTCACCGACATGACCTTCCAGGCGCAGGTCGTGCGCGCGCAGACCGGCAGCACGCTGATCCCCTTTACGGTCATCCTCGTGCTCTATTTCCTGATGGCGCTCGCCATCTCCTACGGCATGCGCTGGCTGGAGCGCCGGGTCACCCGCGGCCTCGACGGTGTGAGGACCTGA
- the ehuB gene encoding ectoine/hydroxyectoine ABC transporter substrate-binding protein EhuB yields the protein MRTFLTMAAGASALMAIVAAAPASADDAKLEQLKEQGFARVAIANEPPFTAVAADGKVSGAAPDVAREVFKRLGVGDIVASISEYGAMIPGLQAGRHDVITAGLFMKPERCAAVAYSEPILCDAEAFALKKGNPLALKSYKDIADNPDAKIGAPGGGTEEKLALEAGVPRDRVIVVPDGQSGLKMLQDGRIDVYSLPVLSINDLVSKANDPGIEVVAPVEGAPVYCDGAAFRKGDEALRDAFDVELAKLKESGEFAKIIEPYGFSAAAAMSTTREKLCAAQ from the coding sequence ATGAGGACATTTTTGACCATGGCCGCCGGCGCGAGCGCGCTGATGGCAATTGTCGCCGCCGCGCCGGCTTCGGCCGACGACGCGAAGCTGGAACAGTTGAAGGAACAGGGCTTTGCCCGCGTCGCCATCGCCAACGAGCCGCCGTTCACGGCGGTCGCGGCGGACGGCAAGGTTTCCGGTGCGGCCCCCGACGTGGCGCGTGAAGTCTTCAAGCGCCTCGGCGTCGGCGACATCGTCGCCTCGATCTCGGAATACGGCGCGATGATCCCCGGCCTCCAGGCCGGCCGCCACGACGTCATCACCGCCGGCCTCTTCATGAAGCCGGAGCGCTGCGCGGCGGTCGCCTATTCCGAGCCGATCCTGTGCGATGCCGAGGCCTTCGCTCTGAAGAAGGGCAATCCGCTCGCCCTCAAGAGCTACAAGGACATCGCCGACAATCCCGATGCGAAGATCGGCGCGCCCGGCGGCGGCACGGAGGAGAAGCTGGCGCTGGAAGCCGGCGTGCCGCGCGATCGCGTCATCGTCGTGCCGGATGGCCAGAGCGGCCTGAAGATGCTGCAGGACGGCCGCATCGATGTCTACTCGCTGCCGGTGCTGTCGATCAACGACCTCGTCTCCAAGGCGAACGATCCGGGCATCGAGGTCGTGGCGCCGGTCGAGGGCGCACCGGTCTATTGCGACGGCGCGGCGTTCAGGAAGGGCGACGAGGCCCTGCGCGACGCCTTCGACGTGGAGCTCGCCAAGCTGAAGGAATCGGGTGAGTTCGCCAAGATCATCGAGCCCTACGGCTTCTCCGCCGCGGCAGCGATGTCGACGACCCGCGAAAAGCTCTGCGCGGCGCAGTGA